Proteins found in one Zea mays cultivar B73 chromosome 1, Zm-B73-REFERENCE-NAM-5.0, whole genome shotgun sequence genomic segment:
- the LOC103633613 gene encoding synaptotagmin-5, whose protein sequence is MGFISGVVMGMIVGVALIAGWARAMARRAAKRSNKAAVISSLGSLNREDVKKICGESLPQWISFPEYEQVKWLNKQLSKLWPFVEAAATMVIRDSVEPILDDYRPPGISSLKFSRLSLGTVPPKIEGIRIHSFKKGQITMDMDFRWGGDPNIILAVETLVASLPIQFKNLQVYTIIRVVFQLSDEIPCISAVVVALLAEPKPRIDYILKAVGGSLTAMPGLSDMIDDTVASLITDMLQWPHRIIVPLGGVDVDVSDLELKPHGKLTVTVVRAESLKNKELIGKSDPYVVLFIRPMFKEKTSVIDDNLNPHWNETFHLISEDKETQSLILEVFDEDKMKQDKRLGIAKLPLSDLEMETVQEVKLQLLSSLDTTKVKDKKDRGVLSIKVAYHQFTNAEAREALELEKQTVDERRKVKSETGAVSGAADAASGMASTVTNVAGTGIAAAGTVAGTGVSAAGSGVGMVGTGIGAVGSGIGAFGSGLSKAGKFVGRTVTGPFSSSRRSTSSVPNVVDD, encoded by the exons ATGGGATTCATATCGGGAGTCGTAATGGGGATGATCGTCGGCGTCGCCCTGATCGCAGGCTGGGCACGCGCCATGGCTCGCCGCGCCGCCAAACGCAGCAACAAG GCTGCGGTTATCAGTTCGTTGGGATCTCTCAACCGTGAAGACGTGAAGAAAATATGTGGAGAAAGTCTTCCCCAGTGGATATCATTTCCAGAATACGAACAG GTCAAATGGCTCAACAAACAGTTGAGCAAGCTTTGGCCCTTCGTGGAAgcg GCAGCAACCATGGTCATCAGGGATTCTGTCGAACCGATACTCGATGATTATCGACCACCAGGGATATCCTCGCTGAAGTTCAGCAGGCTCTCCCTTGGGACTGTTCCACCGAAAATAGAAG GCATTCGGATTCACAGTTTTAAGAAAGGGCAGATTACAATGGACATGGACTTCCGCTGGGGCGGGGATCCAAATATCATTCTTGCAGTCGAGACACTTGTTGCTTCGCTTCCCATTCAG TTTAAGAACCTTCAGGTGTACACCATCATCCGTGTTGTCTTCCAGTTGTCGGACGAGATACCATGCATATCTGCTGTCGTTGTTGCTCTTCTGGCCGAG CCAAAACCGAGGATCGACTACATACTGAAAGCCGTGGGAGGAAGCCTGACCGCAATGCCTGGGCTTTCAGACATGATTGAC GACACGGTGGCGTCATTGATCACTGACATGCTCCAGTGGCCACACAGAATCATTGTTCCACTGGGTGGAGTCGACGTAGACGTCAG TGACCTCGAGCTGAAGCCGCACGGGAAGCTCACTGTCACTGTGGTCCGCGCGGAATCCCTCAAGAACAAGGAACTCATCGGCAAATCCGACCCCTACGTGGTCTTGTTCATCCGCCCAATGTTCAAGGAGAAGACCAGCGTCATTGACGACAACCTCAACCCCCATTGGAACGAAACGTTCCATCTGATCTCGGAGGACAAGGAGACGCAGTCCCTAATTCTTGAG GTGTTCGATGAGGACAAGATGAAGCAAGACAAGAGGCTTGGCATCGCCAAGCTGCCCCTGAGCGACCTGGAGATGGAAACCGTGCAGGAGGTGAAACTGCAGCTGCTGTCGTCGCTGGACACGACCAAGGTCAAGGACAAGAAGGACAGGGGCGTGCTCAGCATTAAG GTGGCGTACCACCAGTTCACCAACGCAGAGGCGCGGGAGGCCCTGGAGCTGGAGAAGCAGACCGTGGATGAGCGGCGGAAGGTGAAGAGCGAGACGGGGGCCGTCAGCGGCGCCGCGGACGCGGCAAGCGGCATGGCGTCCACGGTCACCAACGTGGCCGGCACGGGCATCGCGGCGGCCGGCACCGTTGCCGGCACGGGTGTCAGCGCGGCCGGCTCCGGCGTTGGGATGGTTGGCACGGGCATCGGCGCCGTCGGCTCCGGCATTGGCGCGTTCGGTAGCGGACTCAGCAAGGCCGGCAAGTTCGTTGGCCGGACTGTCACGGGACCTTTCAGCAGCTCTAGGCGCAGCACCAGCAGCGTTCCCAACGTCGTTGACGACTGA
- the LOC100381766 gene encoding vacuolar proton ATPase a3 yields the protein MARGGGGGCCPPMDLMRSEAMQLVQVIIPAESAHLTVSYLGDLGLLQFKDLNIDKSPFQRTYAAQIKRCSEMARKLRFFKEQMSKADITASPTQLNGTHMDFDELEIKLGELEAELTEVNANNEKLQRTYNELLEYHTVLQKAGEFFYSAQRTAAAQQMEMEANQSGQTSLESPLLEQEMTTDPSKQVKLGSLSGLVPKEKAMAFERILFRATRGNIFLRQEPVDEPVTDPVSREKVTKNAFVIFYSGERAKTKILKICDAFNANRYPFPEDVGKQLHAVQEVSGKISELKTTIDMGLAHRDSILKNIASDFEQWNHLVKKEKAIYHTLNMLSVDVTKKCLVAEGWSPIFASIQIQDALQRATLDSKSQVGSIFQVLNTKESPPTYFQTNKFTSAFQEIVDAYGVAKYQEANPGVFTIVTFPFLFAVMFGDWGHGICLLLATLYLIIREKKLASQKLGDIMEMMFGGRYVIMMMAVFSIYTGLIYNEFFSVPFGLFGKSAYACRDSSCSDATTEGLLKVRDAYPFGVDPVWHGSRSELPFLNSLKMKMSILLGVAQMNLGIVISYFNAKFFRNSINVWYQFIPQLIFLNSLFGYLSLLIIIKWCTGSKADLYHVMIYMFLSPTDDLSENQLFSGQKTVQLVLLLLALVSVPWMLIPKPLLLKKQHQQRHQGHQYAMLQGIDESVGAELGEHHEDAHDHEEFEFGEVFVHQLIHTIEFVLGAVSNTASYLRLWALSLAHSELSTVFYEKVLMTAYGFNNVFILIIGVVIFIFATIGVLLVMETLSAFLHALRLHWVEFQNKFYEGDGYKFAPFSFALIREEED from the exons ATGGCGCGTGGTGGCGGAGGCGGCTGCTGCCCGCCAATGGATCTGATGCGATCGGAGGCGATGCAGCTGGTGCAGGTCATCATACCCGCTGAGTCAGCGCACCTCACCGTCTCCTACCTCGGAGACCTCGGCCTCCTCCAGTTCAAAGAC CTTAATATAGATAAGAGCCCGTTTCAACGGACATATGCTGCCCAG ATTAAAAGGTGTAGTGAAATGGCTCGTAAATTAAGGTTTTTTAAGGAGCAGATGTCAAAAGCTGACATAACAGCCTCTCCTACACAACTAAATGGAACTCATATGGATTTTGATGAATTGGAG ATAAAGCTTGGAGAACTGGAAGCTGAGCTAACTGAAGTTAATGCAAACAATGAAAAATTACAGAGGACCTATAATGAGCTATTAGAGTACCATACTGTTCTCCAAAAG GCTGGTGAATTTTTCTATTCAGCTCAAAGAACTGCTGCAGCGCAACAAATGGAAATGGAGGCAAATCAATCTGGTCAAACTTCACTGGAGAGCCCTCTGTTGGAACAG GAGATGACAACTGATCCATCAAAACAAGTGAAGCTTGGCTCATTGAGTGGACTTGTTCCAAAGGAAAAGGCAATGGCTTTTGAACGGATCTTATTCCGTGCCACAAGGGGTAACATTTTCCTTAGGCAAGAGCCTGTTGATGAGCCAGTCACTGATCCAGTTTCTAGGGAGAAG GTAACGAAAAATGCATTTGTCATATTCTACTCTGGAGAGAGAGCAAAAACCAAAATTCTGAAGATATGTGATGCCTTTAATGCGAACCGTTACCCGTTTCCAGAAGATGTTGGCAAACAACTTCATGCTGTTCAGGAG GTATCTGGGAAGATCTCAGAGTTGAAGACAACAATTGACATGGGTTTAGCTCATCGTGACAGTATACTAAAAAATATTGCTTCTGATTTTGAACAGTGGAACCATCTG GTCAAAAAGGAAAAGGCAATTTATCACACCTTGAACATGCTAAGTGTTGATGTTACGAAGAAATGTTTAGTTGCTGAGGGCTGGAGTCCAATTTTTGCAAGCATTCAG ATTCAAGACGCTCTTCAGCGTGCTACTCTTGATAGCAAATCCCAAGTTGGCTCAATATTTCAAGTTCTCAACACAAAAGAATCTCCTCCAACATATTTCCAGACAAATAAATTTACTTCAGCGTTCCAGGAAATTGTTGATGCGTATGG TGTAGCCAAGTATCAAGAAGCAAATCCTGGAGTATTCACCATTGTGACTTTCCCTTTCTTATTTGCTGTCATGTTTGGTGATTGGGGCCATGGAATTTGCTTGTTACTTGCAACACTCTATCTTATAATCCGGGAGAAGAAACTAGCTTCACAG AAACTTGGAGACATAATGGAGATGATGTTTGGTGGGCGTTATGTAATTATGATGATGGCAGTTTTTTCAATCTACACAGGATTAATATACAATGAATTTTTCTCTGTTCCATTTGGGCTTTTCGGTAAATCTGCCTATGCATGCCGTGATTCTTCTTGCAG TGATGCTACTACCGAAGGACTTCTTAAAGTAAGAGATGCATACCCTTTTGGTGTGGACCCTGTCTGGCATGGTAGCCGCAGTGAGCTACCGTTTCTCAACTCACTGAAGATGAAGATGTCGATTCTTCTTGGAGTTGCACAAATGAACCTTGGGATTGTGATTAGTTACTTCAATGCAAAATTTTTCAGGAACAGTATTAATGTGTG GTACCAGTTCATTCCCCAGCTGATCTTCTTGAACAGCTTATTTGGCTACCTGTCCTTGCTCATTATTATTAAGTGGTGCACGGGGTCGAAAGCAGATCTATACCACGTTATGATCTACATGTTCCTTAGCCCAACAGATGATCTTAGTGAGAACCAGTTGTTTAGTGGCCAGAAGACAGTGCAG CTTGTTCTACTTCTGCTTGCTTTAGTGTCTGTACCTTGGATGTTGATTCCAAAACCTCTTCTTTTGAAGAAACAACATCAGCAA AGGCATCAAGGTCACCAGTACGCTATGCTTCAGGGCATTGATGAATCAGTGGGAGCAGAATTGGGGGAACATCATGAGGACGCACATGACCACGAGGAGTTTGAGTTCGGTGAAGTTTTTGTTCACCAACTGATTCACACGATAGAATTTGTTCTGGGTGCAGTCTCAAACACCGCTTCATACCTTCGTCTTTGGGCTCTGAG TCTTGCACACTCTGAGTTGTCCACTGTATTCTACGAGAAAGTACTAATGACGGCATATGG GTTTAACAATGTTTTCATCCTTATTATTGGTGTCGTCATCTTCATCTTTGCCACGATTGGTGTCTTGCTTGTTATGGAGACCCTGAGTGCATTCCTTCACGCGCTGAGGCTTCACTGGGTGGAGTTCCAGAACAAGTTCTATGAAGGTGATGGCTACAAGTTTGCCCCATTCTCCTTCGCGCTGATTCGTGAGGAGGAAGATTGA